A region of Paenibacillus sp. 37 DNA encodes the following proteins:
- the uraH gene encoding hydroxyisourate hydrolase — translation MSDGRITTHVLDTSKGVPAAGVRIELYTLKRDGEQENKTKVAESVTNADGRLDAPLLDGGKLEPAIYELQFHVESYYAHRSLEELGQALWTIVPIRFAVSDASSHYHIPLLIAPGGYSTYRGS, via the coding sequence ATGTCTGATGGCCGAATTACAACACATGTGCTGGATACCTCCAAAGGTGTGCCTGCTGCGGGTGTTCGGATCGAACTGTATACCCTGAAGAGGGATGGAGAACAGGAAAACAAGACAAAAGTAGCTGAGTCGGTGACCAATGCGGATGGGCGTTTGGATGCACCGCTGCTGGATGGAGGCAAGTTGGAGCCAGCGATATATGAGCTTCAATTCCATGTCGAGAGTTATTACGCACATCGTTCATTGGAGGAGCTGGGGCAGGCATTATGGACAATTGTTCCGATTCGTTTTGCCGTATCTGATGCCTCAAGCCATTACCATATTCCATTATTGATTGCTCCAGGAGGTTACAGTACATACCGGGGAAGCTGA